The Macaca fascicularis isolate 582-1 chromosome 1, T2T-MFA8v1.1 genome includes a window with the following:
- the CTSK gene encoding cathepsin K, giving the protein MWGLKVLLLPVMSFALYPEEILDTHWELWKKTHRKQYNSKVDEISRRLIWEKNLKYISIHNLEASLGVHTYELAMNHLGDMTNEEVVQKMTGLKVPASHSRSNDTLYIPDWEGRAPDSVDYRKKGYVTPVKNQGQCGSCWAFSSVGALEGQLKKKTGKLLNLSPQNLVDCVSENDGCGGGYMTNAFQYVQKNRGIDSEDAYPYVGQEESCMYNPTGKAAKCRGYREIPEGNEKALKRAVARVGPVSVAIDASLTSFQFYSKGVYYDESCNSDNLNHAVLAVGYGIQKGNKHWIIKNSWGENWGNKGYILMARNKNNACGIANLASFPKM; this is encoded by the exons ATGTGGGGGCTCAAGGTTCTGCTGCTACCTGTGATGAGCTTTGCTCTGTACCCTGAGGAGATACTGGACACCCACTGGGAGTTATGGAAGAAGACCCACAGGAAGCAATACAACAGCAAG GTGGATGAAATCTCTCGGCGTTTAATTTGGGAAAAAAACCTGAAGTATATTTCCATCCATAACCTTGAGGCTTCTCTTGGTGTCCATACATATGAACTGGCTATGAACCATTTGGGGGACATG ACCAATGAAGAGGTGGTTCAGAAGATGACTGGACTCAAAGTACCCGCCTCTCATTCCCGCAGTAATGACACCCTTTATATCCCAGACTGGGAAGGTAGAGCCCCAGACTCTGTCGACTATCGAAAGAAAGGATATGTTACTCCTGTCAAAAATCAG GGTCAGTGTGGTTCCTGTTGGGCTTTTAGCTCTGTGGGTGCCCTGGAGGGCCAACTCAAGAAGAAAACTGGCAAACTCTTAAATCTGAGTCCCCAGAACCTAGTGGATTGTGTGTCTGAGAATGATGGCTGCGGAGGGGGCTACATGACCAATGCCTTCCAATATGTGCAGAAGAACCGGGGTATTGACTCTGAAGATGCCTACCCATATGTGGGACAG GAGGAGAGCTGTATGTACAACCCAACAGGCAAGGCAGCTAAATGCAGAGGGTACAGAGAGATCCCCGAGGGGAATGAGAAAGCCCTGAAGAGGGCAGTGGCCCGAGTGGGACCTGTCTCTGTGGCCATTGATGCAAGCCTGACCTCCTTCCAGTTTTACAGCAAAG GTGTGTATTATGATGAAAGCTGCAATAGCGATAATCTGAACCATGCGGTTTTGGCAGTGGGATATGGAATCCAGAAGGGAAACAAGCACTGGATAATTAAAAACAG CTGGGGAGAAAACTGGGGaaacaaaggatatatcctcatgGCTCGAAATAAGAACAACGCCTGTGGCATTGCCAACCTGGCCAGCTTCCCCAAGATGTGA